A single region of the Mugil cephalus isolate CIBA_MC_2020 chromosome 4, CIBA_Mcephalus_1.1, whole genome shotgun sequence genome encodes:
- the cdk2 gene encoding cyclin-dependent kinase 2, whose product MDAFQKVEKIGEGTYGVVYKAKNKVTGETVALKKIRLDTETEGVPSTAIREISLLKELSHPNIVKLRDVIHTENKLYLVFEFLHQDLKKFMDSSSVTGIPLPLVKSYLFQLLQGLAFCHSHRVLHRDLKPQNLLINAQGEIKLADFGLARAFGVPVRTYTHEVVTLWYRAPEILLGCKYYSTAVDIWSLGCIFAEMITRRALFPGDSEIDQLFRIFRTLGTPDETVWPGVTSMPDYKPSFPKWARQELSKVVPLLEEDGRELLAEMLNYDPNKRLSAKNALLHRFFRDVSMPLPHLRL is encoded by the exons ATGGATGCGTTTCAGAAGGTGGAGAAGATAGGGGAAGGGACGTACGGCGTGGTGTACAAAGCCAAGAACAAAGTGACGGGAGAAACTGTCGCCCTGAAGAAAATCAGACTGGACAC GGAAACAGAGGGCGTACCAAGCACAGCCATCCGAGAAATCTCACTACTCAAAGAACTCAGTCACCCCAATATTGTCAA ATTGCGGGACGTCATCCACACAGAGAACAAACTCTACCTTGTATTTGAGTTCCTTCATCAGGATCTGAAAAAGTTCATGGACTCCTCCTCAGTCACTGGTATCCCGCTGCCGCTGGTTAAG aGTTATCTTTTTCAATTGCTCCAAGGTCTGGCCTTCTGCCACTCTCACAGGGTTCTTCACAGAGACCTGAAGCCTCAAAACCTCCTCATCAACGCCCAGGGTGAGATCAAGCTGGCTGACTTCGGCCTGGCAAGAGCCTTCGGAGTACCTGTCCGCACGTACACGCATGAG gTGGTGACACTTTGGTACAGAGCACCGGAAATTCTCCTGGGATGCAAATACTACTCTACAGCTGTCGACATCTGGAGCCTTGGGTGCATCTTTGCAGAAATG ATCACCAGGAGGGCTTTATTTCCTGGTGACTCAGAGATAGATCAGTTATTCCGAATCTTTCGCACCTTGGGCACCCCCGATGAGACCGTCTGGCCTGGAGTCACATCAATGCCTGACTACAAACCATCTTTTCCCAAGTGGGCCCGACAGGAATTATCCAAAGTCGTGCCTCTTCTTGAGGAGGATGGAAGAGAACTGCTCGCA GAGATGCTGAATTACGATCCAAACAAACGTCTGTCGGCCAAGAACGCCCTTTTACATCGATTCTTCCGAGACGTCTCCATGCCACTTCCTCATCTGAGACTCTGA
- the olfml3b gene encoding olfactomedin-like protein 3A: protein MRGLVLLVTLACVARAQHQALIDYLERRLLAIEDRISLWQEQTTRYASDLRELKQQMVSQLENLDKEKETLRMNLDGVGTRVDRVERELDYLETQNGAQPCVDVDDKLIEQQVTQVKEKQRTKYLKLSDCSDMISTIKAMKILKRVGGQKGMWTKDTSRVSGKVYIFNGTDEDTFNEFASVQDFTRSPGMSLSTNVKLPSAWRGMGHVVFNSHVYYVNQAEDITVVKYDTRNNSVTDSAVFPAQDHVPVYGLNPETVMDLAVDEEGLWVIYATRQNERYISLAKLDGSSVDIEQMWDTNCPRENAEAAFVICGTLYVVYNTKQPGRSRVQCVFDVNGMVTNEEAPLVYFPKRYGSHSSLKYNPKEKLLYAWDDGYQILYKLVMKKKLEI, encoded by the exons ATGAGAGGACTTGTTCTCTTGGTTACTTTGGCCTGCGTCGCCAGAGCTCAACACCAAGCATTGATTGACTACTTGGAGCGGAGGCTGCTTGCTATTGAG GACAGGATCTCTCTGTGGCAGGAACAAACCACCCGCTATGCCTCGGACCTGCGGGAGCTGAAGCAGCAGATGGTGTCccagctggagaacctggacaAGGAAAAAGAGACACTGAGAATGAATCTTGATGGCGTGGGGACCAGGGTGGACCGGGTCGAGCGGGAACTGGACTACCTGGAGACACAGAATGGGGCTCAGCCATGCGTGGACGTGGACGACAAGCTCATAGAGCAGCAGGTGACTCaggtgaaggagaagcagaggacCAAATATTTAAAGCTGTCAG ACTGCAGCGACATGATCTCCACAATAAAAGCCATGAAGATCCTGAAGAGAGTTGGAGGGCAAAAGGGCATGTGGACCAAAGACACCAGCAGAGTCTCAGGGAAGGTCTACATTTTCAACGGGACAGATGAAGACACCTTCAATGAGTTTGCCTCTGTGCAAGACTTCACCCGCTCGCCAGGAATGTCTCTCTCCACAAATGTGAAGCTGCCGTCTGCCTGGCGAGGCATGGGACACGTGGTCTTCAACAGCCACGTTTACTACGTGAATCAGGCCGAAGACATAACGGTGGTTAAATATGACACCAGGAACAACTCTGTGACGGACAGTGCGGTGTTCCCAGCGCAGGATCACGTCCCTGTGTACGGGCTGAACCCAGAGACAGTGATGGACCTGGCTGTGGACGAGGAAGGCCTGTGGGTCATCTACGCCACGCGGCAGAACGAGAGGTACATCTCTCTGGCCAAGCTGGACGGCAGCTCGGTCGACATTGAGCAGATGTGGGACACAAACTGTCCGAGGGAGAACGCTGAGGCAGCCTTTGTCATCTGCGGGACTCTGTATGTGGTTTACAACACCAAGCAGCCCGGACGCTCACgggtgcagtgtgtgtttgacgTCAACGGCATGGTGACCAACGAGGAAGCACCACTGGTTTACTTTCCAAAACGCTACGGATCTCACTCCAGTCTGAAGTACAACCCTAAGGAGAAGCTGCTCTATGCCTGGGATGATGGCTACCAGATCCTCTACAAGCTCgtaatgaaaaagaaactagAAATTTGA
- the avil gene encoding advillin: MEYTFRAVTQNPGIIIWRVEKMELVQVPEKSYGNFYEGDCYLLLSTQKVSSSLRYDIHYWIGLQSSQDEQGAAAVYTIQLDEFLGSTPVQHREVQNQESDAFRGYFKQGIVYKKGGVASGMRHTETNSYDVKRLLHVKGKKRVIAKEVEMSWTSFTLGDVFLLDIGKTIVQWNGPKSNRQEKLKGMLLAKDIRDRERGGRAEIRVIEGDAESSSPQNMEIMNSILGERTSELKDGPPDETADQEQKANLTLYHVSDVDGQMKVTEVATRPLVQDLLNHDDCYLLDQGGVKIFVWKGKKANKAEKQAAMTRALEFIKMKNYPITTNVETVNDGAESALFKQLFQRWTVRDQTQGLGKVNTRGKIAHITQEKFDASLMHMMPEVAAQERMVDNGTGQVEVWRIEDLELVPVDPKWFGYFYGGDCYLILYTYLVNNKKCYLLYIWQGRHATQDELAASAFQAVDLDQKYNDEPVQVRVTMGKEPRHFMTIFKGKMVIFEGGTSRKGSSEPEPPVRLFQVHGSNPSNTKTIEVPALASSLNSNDVFLLKSQRDIYLWCGKGSSGDERAMAKEVSSVIGQNSQRLSEETVAEGQEPIEFWELLGGKTPYANDKRLQQQVLDHQPRLFECSNKTGQFRVTEVSQFIQDDLSEDDVMLLDTWDQVFLWIGKEANEVERKEAVATSQEYLRTHPGNRDPDTPIVLIKQGFEPPTFTGWFGAWDPSKWSGGKSYEELKKELGEDAEPVMVKTTEPDCVESKKVFEPFPLEALVNKHVSELPEGVDPSQKEKHLSDSDFSTVFGMTKDDFVSLPQWKQLNLKKKNGLF; the protein is encoded by the exons ATGGAGTATACATTTAGAGCAGTAACTCAAAATCCTGGGATTATAATCTGGAGAGTTGAg AAAATGGAGCTGGTTCAAGTTCCTGAGAAATCTTATGGAAACTTTTACGAAGGCGACTGCTACCTTCTTCTGTCT ACCCAGAAAGTGAGCAGCTCTCTGCGTTATGACATCCACTACTGGATCGGCTTACAGTCCTCTCAGGATGAACAGGGTGCAGCCGCCGTATACACCATACAGCTGGATGAATTTCTGGGCTCCACTCCGGTGCAGCACAGAGAGGTGCAAAACCAGGAATCTGATGCTTTCAGGGGCTACTTCAAACAAGGCATTGT CTACAAGAAAGGGGGAGTTGCATCAGGTATGAGGCACACTGAAACCAACTCATATGACGTGAAGAGGCTGCTTCatgtgaaaggaaagaaaagagtgatTGCCAAGGAG GTGGAGATGAGCTGGACGAGTTTTACCCTAGGAGATGTGTTCCTGCTGGATATTGGAAAAACAATTGTTCAGTGGAACGGTCCGAAGAGTAACAGACAGGAAAAACTGAAA GGCATGTTGTTGGCAAAAGACATTCGAGACCGGGAGAGAGGAGGTCGGGCAGAGATCAGAGTGATCGAGGGCGATGCAGAGAGCAGCTCTCCTCAGAACATGGAGATCATGAATAGTATTCTTGGAGAAAGAACCTCTGAGCTGAAGGACGGGCCTCCAGATGAAACCGCCGACCAGGAACAGAAAGCAAACCTCACACTTTACCA TGTGTCAGATGTAGACGGTCAGATGAAGGTCACAGAGGTTGCTACAAGACCACTGGTTCAGGATCTCCTCAACCATGAT GACTGCTATCTGCTGGACCAGGGAGGAGTGAAGATCTTTGTATGGAAGGGgaagaaagcaaacaaagctgaaaaacaGGCTGCTATGACCAGAGCTTTG GAGTTCATCAAGATGAAAAACTACCCCATCACAACCAATGTGGAGACAGTGAATGACGGAGCCGAGTCAGCTCTCTTCAAGCAGCTGTTCCAGAGGTGGACTGTGAGAGATCAGACTCAAGGCCTTGGAAAGGTCAACACTAGAGGGAAAATTG CTCATATCACGCAGGAGAAGTTTGATGCCTCTCTGATGCATATGATGCCAGAGGTTGCTGCACAGGAGAGAATGGTGGACAATGGCACAGGTCAAGTGGAG GTGTGGAGAATTGAGGATCTGGAGCTTGTCCCTGTGGACCCTAAATGGTTCGGATACTTCTATGGAGGAGACTGCTACCTGATCCTCTACACTTATCTAGTTAACAACAAGAAGTGCTACCTGCTCTACATCTGgcag GGACGTCATGCCACACAGGATGAACTGGCAGCGTCTGCGTTTCAGGCTGTGGATTTAGATCAGAAGTACAACGATGAGCCTGTTCAAGTCAGAGTAACAATGGGCAAGGAGCCGAGGCACTTCATGACAATTTTCAAGGGGAAAATGGTCATCTTTGAA ggagGCACGTCTAGGAAAGGCTCTTCTGAACCAGAGCCTCCAGTGAGGCTGTTCCAGGTTCATGGCTCTAACCCGTCCAACACAAAAACCATCGAGGTTCCAGCGCTGGCCTCCTCACTGAACTCCAACGATGTGTTTTTACTCAAGAGCCAAAGGGATATTTATCTGTGGTGTGGAAag GGATCAAGTGGAGATGAGAGAGCCATGGCCAAAGAGGTGAGCTCAGTGATCGGCCAGAACTCACAGAGACTCTCTGAAGAGACTGTGGCTGAGGGTCAGGAGCCCATTGAATTCTGGGAGCTGCTTGGAGGGAAAACTCCCTATGCGAATGACAAGAG ATTACAGCAGCAGGTCTTGGATCATCAGCCTCGCCTGTTTGAATGCTCTAATAAGACGGGACAGTTCAGAGTGACTGAGGTGTCTCAGTTCATACAGGACGACCTCAGTGAGGACGATGTCATGCTGCTGGACACATGGGACCAA GTGTTTCTCTGGATCGGGAAAGAGGCCAATGAGGTGGAGCGCAAAGAAGCAGTGGCCACAAGCCAAGAGTATCTGCGCACCCACCCTGGCAACAGAGACCCAGATACCCCCATCGTCTTGATCAAGCAAGGGTTTGAGCCGCCCACCTTCACTGGCTGGTTCGGGGCCTGGGATCCCTCCAAATGgagt gGAGGAAAGAGCTATGAGGAGTTGAAGAAGGAGTTGGGAGAGGACGCAGAACCGGTCATGGTTAAAACTACT GAGCCAGACTGTGTCGAGAGTAAGAAAGTCTTTGAGCCTTTTCCACTGGAAGCTTTGGTCAACAAGCATGTCAGCGAGCTGCCGGAAGGTGTTGACCCCTCCCAGAAAGAG AAACACCTTTCTGACTCTGACTTCAGTACTGTATTCGGGATGACCAAAGATGACTTTGTGAGCCTGCCGCAGTGGAAGCAACTgaacctgaaaaagaaaaacgggttgttttga